One stretch of Riemerella columbina DNA includes these proteins:
- the rpoB gene encoding DNA-directed RNA polymerase subunit beta has protein sequence MSKSKTTNKTQENQRINFSSAKGRIETPDFLDIQLQSFKEFFQLDTLPEQRVHEGLYKTFQENFPITDSRNQFVLEFLDYLVDSPRYSIEECVERGLTYSVPLKARLKLYCTDPEYDDFQTVIQDVYLGTVPYMTPSGSFIINGAERVVVTQLHRSPGVFFGQTYHANGTKLYYSRIIPFKGSWMEFTTDINSVMYAYIDRKKKLPLTTLLRAIGYESDKEILQIFDLAEEVKVSKAALKKVEGRTLAARVLNTWFEDFVDEDTGEVVSVERNEIILDRETVLEKEHLDLILESGVKTILIHNENTKEFSIIQNTLQKDPTNSEKEAVEYIYRQLRNADPPDEETARGIIDKLFFSEQRYSLGEVGRYRLNKKLGLNVDESVQVLTKEDIISIVKHLIELANSKAEVDDIDHLSNRRIRTVGEQLAGQFGVGLSRIARTIRERMNVRDNELFSPTDLVNAKTLTSVINSFFGTNQLSQFMDQTNPLSEVTHKRRLSALGPGGLSRERAGFEVRDVHHTHYGRICPIETPEGPNIGLISSLGLYAKINNLGFIETPYRKVENGKVDLSAAPIFLNAEDEESKIIAQANVELAEDGTFETDRIIARLDGDYPVVEPEQVDLIDVAPNQISGISASLIPFLEHDDANRALMGSNMMRQAVPLLKPQAPIVGTGLEKQVAKDSRILINAEGSGVVEYVDAEKIVIKYDRTEDEDIINFDSATKTYHLTKFRKTNQSTTITLKPIVRAGDRVEKGQVLCDGYATEKGELALGRNLVVAFMPWKGYNFEDAIVINEKVVREDWFTSIHVDEYSLEVRDTKLGMEELTADIPNISEDATKDLDENGMIRIGAEVKPGDILIGKITPKGESDPTPEEKLLRAIFGDKAGDVKDASLKADSSLRGVVIDKKLFSRNIKDKKKRNEEKIKLEEVETTYRAKFNELRSILLEKLNTIVNGKTSQGVKNDLGEEIIAKGAKFTMRLLQSVEDYMNVSGSDWTVDADKNELIKQLIHNYKIKYNDLQSYKNREKYAISIGDELPAGIIKLAKVYIAKKRKLNVGDKMAGRHGNKGIVSRIVREEDMPFLEDGTPVDIVLNPLGVPSRMNIGQIYETVLGWAGKQLGLKFATPIFDGAKLDQITEYTEKAGLPIYGNTYLYDGGTGERFTQPATVGVIYMLKLGHMVDDKMHARSIGPYSLITQQPLGGKAQFGGQRFGEMEVWALEAFGASNILREILTVKSDDVVGRAKTYEAIAKGEAMPEPGIPESFNVLLHELQGLGLDVRLEE, from the coding sequence ATGAGTAAATCAAAGACGACAAACAAAACTCAGGAAAATCAAAGAATCAATTTCTCGTCTGCGAAAGGAAGAATTGAAACGCCAGACTTTCTGGATATTCAGCTACAATCCTTCAAGGAGTTCTTCCAATTAGACACACTTCCGGAGCAAAGAGTACACGAAGGGCTCTACAAAACCTTCCAAGAAAATTTCCCAATTACAGACTCTCGCAACCAGTTTGTATTAGAATTTTTAGATTATTTGGTAGACTCACCGCGCTATTCTATTGAAGAATGTGTGGAGCGTGGGCTTACTTACTCTGTACCTTTAAAAGCAAGACTAAAGCTCTACTGTACAGATCCAGAATATGATGATTTCCAAACCGTTATCCAAGATGTTTATTTGGGAACTGTACCTTATATGACGCCTTCAGGCTCGTTCATTATCAACGGTGCAGAGCGTGTGGTGGTTACACAATTACACAGATCGCCAGGGGTATTCTTCGGGCAAACTTACCACGCCAACGGAACCAAACTTTACTATTCAAGAATTATCCCTTTCAAAGGCTCTTGGATGGAATTCACAACGGATATCAACAGCGTGATGTACGCTTATATAGACCGTAAGAAGAAATTACCACTCACCACGCTACTTAGAGCCATTGGCTACGAGTCTGATAAAGAAATCCTTCAGATTTTTGACTTGGCAGAAGAGGTTAAAGTTTCTAAAGCTGCTCTTAAAAAAGTAGAGGGGAGAACCTTAGCCGCCAGAGTATTGAACACTTGGTTTGAAGACTTCGTAGATGAAGATACTGGCGAGGTGGTATCTGTAGAAAGAAACGAAATTATATTAGATAGAGAAACGGTATTAGAGAAGGAGCACTTAGATTTAATTTTAGAATCTGGGGTGAAGACCATTCTTATCCACAATGAAAATACCAAAGAATTCTCCATCATCCAAAATACATTACAGAAAGACCCTACCAACTCAGAAAAAGAAGCGGTAGAGTACATCTATCGTCAGTTAAGAAACGCCGACCCACCAGATGAAGAAACCGCAAGAGGGATTATTGATAAACTCTTCTTCTCGGAACAAAGATATTCTTTGGGCGAGGTAGGCCGTTACAGATTGAATAAAAAATTAGGACTTAATGTAGATGAAAGCGTACAGGTATTAACCAAAGAAGACATTATCAGCATTGTTAAGCACCTGATTGAGTTAGCCAACTCTAAAGCCGAGGTGGATGATATTGACCACTTATCGAACAGAAGAATTAGAACCGTAGGAGAGCAATTGGCAGGGCAGTTTGGTGTAGGGCTTTCCCGTATCGCCAGAACCATTCGTGAGCGGATGAATGTTCGTGATAATGAGTTGTTTAGTCCAACAGATTTGGTGAATGCGAAGACCTTAACTTCGGTTATCAACTCTTTCTTCGGGACCAACCAACTTTCTCAGTTTATGGATCAAACCAACCCACTATCAGAGGTAACCCATAAACGAAGATTATCCGCATTAGGACCTGGTGGTCTTTCCAGAGAGAGAGCAGGTTTTGAGGTGCGAGATGTTCACCATACGCACTACGGAAGAATTTGTCCTATTGAAACACCAGAAGGACCAAACATCGGTTTGATTTCCTCTTTGGGACTTTATGCTAAAATCAACAATTTAGGATTTATAGAAACCCCATACCGCAAGGTAGAAAATGGTAAAGTGGACTTATCTGCAGCGCCTATTTTCCTCAATGCTGAAGATGAAGAATCTAAAATCATTGCCCAAGCGAATGTGGAGTTGGCAGAAGATGGCACCTTTGAAACCGACAGAATCATCGCCCGTTTAGATGGGGATTATCCTGTGGTAGAGCCAGAGCAAGTGGATTTAATAGATGTAGCCCCTAACCAAATTTCGGGGATTTCCGCTTCGCTTATTCCGTTCTTGGAACACGATGATGCGAACCGTGCCCTCATGGGATCTAACATGATGCGCCAGGCGGTACCTTTATTGAAACCACAAGCGCCAATTGTAGGAACTGGTTTAGAAAAGCAAGTGGCTAAAGATTCCAGAATCCTCATCAATGCGGAAGGCTCAGGGGTGGTAGAGTATGTAGATGCAGAAAAAATCGTCATTAAGTACGATAGAACGGAGGATGAAGATATCATCAACTTTGATTCTGCAACCAAAACTTACCACTTAACCAAGTTTAGAAAAACCAACCAATCCACCACCATTACTCTAAAACCAATCGTAAGAGCGGGAGATAGAGTAGAGAAGGGACAGGTGCTTTGTGATGGCTATGCCACAGAAAAAGGCGAGTTGGCTTTAGGTAGAAACTTGGTGGTAGCGTTTATGCCATGGAAGGGTTATAACTTTGAGGATGCCATCGTAATCAATGAAAAAGTGGTGCGCGAGGACTGGTTCACCTCTATCCATGTAGATGAGTACTCTCTTGAAGTGAGAGATACCAAATTGGGTATGGAAGAACTCACCGCAGATATTCCTAATATTTCTGAAGATGCCACTAAGGATTTAGATGAAAATGGTATGATTAGAATTGGGGCAGAGGTAAAACCTGGGGACATCCTCATCGGTAAAATTACCCCTAAAGGAGAGTCTGACCCTACACCAGAAGAAAAACTCTTGAGAGCCATCTTCGGAGATAAAGCAGGAGATGTGAAAGACGCTTCCCTAAAAGCCGATTCTTCTCTAAGAGGTGTGGTGATTGATAAAAAACTCTTCTCCAGAAACATCAAAGATAAGAAGAAGAGAAACGAAGAGAAAATCAAGCTGGAAGAGGTAGAAACCACTTATAGAGCTAAGTTTAACGAACTTAGAAGCATCCTTTTAGAAAAGTTGAACACCATCGTTAATGGTAAAACTTCCCAAGGCGTTAAAAACGATTTAGGCGAAGAAATCATTGCCAAAGGAGCTAAATTCACAATGAGACTCCTCCAATCGGTGGAAGATTATATGAATGTTAGCGGTTCAGACTGGACAGTAGATGCAGACAAAAATGAATTGATTAAACAATTGATTCATAACTATAAAATCAAATACAACGACCTACAGAGTTATAAAAACCGTGAGAAATACGCCATTTCTATCGGTGATGAACTACCAGCAGGTATCATCAAATTAGCGAAAGTGTACATCGCGAAGAAGCGTAAACTCAATGTAGGGGACAAAATGGCAGGGCGCCACGGTAACAAAGGGATTGTCTCTCGTATCGTGCGCGAAGAAGATATGCCATTCTTAGAAGATGGAACACCAGTAGACATCGTGCTTAACCCACTTGGGGTACCTTCTCGTATGAACATCGGACAGATTTACGAAACGGTGCTCGGTTGGGCTGGTAAACAATTAGGACTTAAATTTGCCACACCAATTTTCGATGGGGCTAAATTAGACCAAATTACCGAATATACAGAGAAAGCAGGCTTGCCAATCTACGGAAATACCTACCTTTACGATGGTGGTACAGGGGAGCGCTTTACGCAACCAGCCACAGTGGGGGTAATCTATATGCTGAAATTAGGCCACATGGTAGATGATAAGATGCACGCGCGTTCTATCGGACCATACTCACTCATCACGCAACAGCCATTAGGTGGTAAAGCTCAGTTTGGTGGTCAGCGTTTCGGAGAGATGGAGGTGTGGGCATTAGAAGCCTTCGGAGCCTCCAACATCTTGAGAGAAATCTTGACCGTGAAGTCTGATGATGTGGTAGGTAGAGCCAAAACTTATGAAGCAATAGCCAAAGGCGAAGCGATGCCAGAACCAGGCATTCCAGAATCTTTCAATGTATTGCTACATGAGCTACAAGGACTTGGACTTGATGTAAGACTTGAAGAATAA
- the rplL gene encoding 50S ribosomal protein L7/L12 produces the protein MSDLKNLAETLVNLTVKDVNELAQILKDEYGIEPAAATVVAAAGGAGDAAEEKTEFDVILKSAGASKLAIVKLVKDLTGAGLKEAKDIVDGAPAPIKEGVSKDEAEALKKQLEEAGAEVELK, from the coding sequence ATGTCAGATTTAAAAAACTTAGCGGAAACGCTTGTAAACTTAACAGTAAAAGATGTAAATGAATTAGCGCAAATTCTTAAAGATGAGTACGGTATTGAGCCTGCTGCTGCTACTGTGGTAGCTGCTGCTGGTGGTGCTGGTGATGCTGCTGAAGAGAAAACAGAATTTGATGTGATCTTAAAATCAGCTGGTGCTTCTAAATTAGCCATCGTAAAATTAGTTAAAGACTTAACTGGTGCTGGTCTTAAAGAAGCTAAAGACATCGTAGATGGTGCGCCTGCTCCAATCAAAGAAGGTGTATCTAAAGACGAAGCTGAGGCTTTGAAAAAGCAATTAGAAGAAGCTGGTGCAGAGGTAGAATTAAAATAA